From the Paenibacillus sp. R14(2021) genome, the window CAGCTTCAAGTACCATCATGCGGTTTGGCATTTGTTCGTGCTTGGAGGCACGGTGCTTCACTTCTTCGCGATTATGCTCTATGTCTTGCCAAGATAAGGCACTGCATGCCATCAACGGATATGCGCGTATTGAGTCTGGCATGGAAGTGCAGTATACTTAACTATATAATCGTAAGTGAGTTTATGGACGAAGACTGAAGGAGGGGTAACATGATTACAATCAGCGAATTGGCAAACGAGAAGATCAAAGAAATGCTGGAGGCCGAGGCTGCACCGGAGTTGTTTCTGCGTGTTGGCGTAAAGGAAGGCGGCTGCAGCGGTTTTTCATACAATATGGGATTTGACGATGCCGTGGCGTCGACCGATCAAGAGATGGAATTCAATGGACTTAAAGTTGTCGTGGACGGCGACAGCATGAAATACTTGAACGGGCTTGAGATCGATTGGAAGGAAGCCGGCATGGGCGGCGGGTTCACGATTACGAATCCGAACGCTACCGCAACCTGCGGATGCGGCTCCTCGTTCCGTACGGCGACTGAAGCAGGGAATCCCGCAGCGGAGCCTTGCTAAGCGAACCGAATATAGAGTTTGCCAAGCAGCCTGCTTGCGCGTATTCTCCATAAATCTGCCTTCGTGATCCACATGGATCATGAAGGTTTTTTTATCGCAGTTTAAGAGGTGAGAAACGAATCGAGATTGGAGGTGAATGGAATGGGGGCAGAGAACGAACAGCTGGCCACCTTTGCGGGAGGCTGCTTCTGGTGCATGGTGAAGCCGTTTGATCAGCTGCCCGGTATTGTCTCCGTCGTATCTGGCTATACAGGCGGGCATTCGAGTAATCCAACTTATGATGAGGTCGCTTCTGAAACGACTGGACATGCCGAGGCGGTGCAAATTACGTTTCAACCG encodes:
- a CDS encoding iron-sulfur cluster assembly accessory protein, producing the protein MITISELANEKIKEMLEAEAAPELFLRVGVKEGGCSGFSYNMGFDDAVASTDQEMEFNGLKVVVDGDSMKYLNGLEIDWKEAGMGGGFTITNPNATATCGCGSSFRTATEAGNPAAEPC